The window CCGTCTTTTAAATATCGTCGTTTCTTTACAGTGATGGCATTGATTACAATGTTATTTAGCCCAGGAATGGTCCCTAATTATATTGTAATGACGAATATGCTGCAATTGAAAGACACTATTTGGGCCTTGATTTTACCAATGGCATTAAGCCCATTTAATATTATTGTCATGCGAACGTTCTTTAAGCGTTCGGTGCCAGATGCGATTATTGAATCTGCTAAGATTGATGGAGCTAGTGAGTTACGCGTCTTTTTACAAATCGTGTTACCATTAGCTGTTCCAGGTATTGCAACGATTAGTTTATTTGCAGCGCTAGGTTATTGGAATGATTGGTTTAATGCATTGCTTTATATTCAAAGTGATAATTTAGTTCCTCTTCAATATTTATTAATGAAAATTCAAGCGAATATTGAGTATATGACAAAAGCTGCAGGAATGAGTGCTCAAATGGCTAGTGGAGCAGCAGCGATTCCAAAAGAAGCAACACGTATGGCGATGGTTGTAATTTCTACTTTACCAATTGCATGTAGCTATCCATTTTTCCAAAAATATTTCATTAGTGGATTAACAATTGGCGGAGTGAAAGAATAAAAAATAAAAGGTGGAGGTTTCAAAATGAATAGTAAATGGCGGAAAGTTGTTTTAGGGAGTGCGCTAGGTTTATTAGTTGCAGGTGGTTTAGCGGGTTGTGCAGGCTTATCTGGTGACTCAAGCAAAAAAGATGCAGCATCAGGTGAT is drawn from Carnobacterium gallinarum DSM 4847 and contains these coding sequences:
- a CDS encoding carbohydrate ABC transporter permease, whose product is MKKKKVTQLTVRTFGKKADFLFNLLVAIFAFSCIFPFIFVIIISLTSEASLITNGYALIPKEWSFEGYRYLAEMKDQILQALFVTVFVTVVGTLVNVTFTSTYAYAISRPSFKYRRFFTVMALITMLFSPGMVPNYIVMTNMLQLKDTIWALILPMALSPFNIIVMRTFFKRSVPDAIIESAKIDGASELRVFLQIVLPLAVPGIATISLFAALGYWNDWFNALLYIQSDNLVPLQYLLMKIQANIEYMTKAAGMSAQMASGAAAIPKEATRMAMVVISTLPIACSYPFFQKYFISGLTIGGVKE